A DNA window from Hordeum vulgare subsp. vulgare chromosome 1H, MorexV3_pseudomolecules_assembly, whole genome shotgun sequence contains the following coding sequences:
- the LOC123450801 gene encoding protein RADIALIS-like 3, whose protein sequence is MSSGSSRSTSPSSDSEWSKKENKMFEEALAYYGEGAPNLWEKVACAMGGTKSPDDVRRHFQILVDDVKNIQSGRIPFPKYKTQGFWT, encoded by the coding sequence ATGTCTTCTGGGTCATCGCGGAGCACCTCGCCGAGCTCGGACTCAGAGTGGagcaagaaggagaacaagatgtTCGAGGAGGCGCTCGCGTACTACGGCGAGGGCGCCCCCAACCTCTGGGAAAAGGTGGCCTGCGCCATGGGGGGCACCAAATCCCCCGACGATGTGCGCCGCCACTTCCAGATCCTTGTCGACGACGTCAAGAACATCCAGTCTGGCCGCATCCCCTTCCCCAAGTACAAGACCCAAGGATTCTGGACCTGA